From a single Nematostella vectensis chromosome 3, jaNemVect1.1, whole genome shotgun sequence genomic region:
- the LOC116619246 gene encoding uncharacterized protein LOC116619246, protein MAESYKAVLNGHVEGLLIDAFVAGSMEEMLAGQDVYVKRVIDRSLSYCIVLSGQAVRLESACREYIAMHKAEIIDQIKTNVKVLDLQTRQNSSVSVHRHQVGEEPVVSFEVVLFIVCSLLGGCVMLGLVWQIRYTTRRKPEVNPDIPQLSDIPELRGMVRETHDFVNPGESTTAAWSTRRKS, encoded by the exons ATGGCAGAGTCATACAAAGCGGTTCTCAACGGTCACGTCGAAGGCCTTCTGATTGACGCGTTTGTGGCTGGCAGTATGGAGGAAATGCTTGCAGGACAAGACGTGTACGTGAAAAGGGTCATAGATCGCTCACTCAGCTATTGTATTGTCCTGTCCGGTCAGGCTGTCCGGCTTGAGTCCGCCTGTCGAGAGTACATTGCAATGCACAAGGCCGAGATAATCGACCAAATCAAAACTAATGTGAAAGTGCTCGAT CTGCAGACTCGGCAGAACTCGTCCGTTTCGGTCCACAGACACCAAGTCGGGGAGGAACCAGTAGTGTCATTCGAGGTTGTATTGTTTATTGTCTGTTCCCTCCTCGGCGGATGTGTAATGCTGGGCTTGGTGTGGCAGATTCGATATACCACCAGACGCAAGCCAG AAGTTAATCCAGACATCCCACAACTCAGCGATATCCCGGAACTCAGAGGAATGGTGCGAGAGACACACGACTTCGTGAATCCCGGAGAAAGTACCACCGCTGCCTGGTCGACAAGGCGAAAGAGCTAG
- the LOC5514221 gene encoding uncharacterized protein LOC5514221 isoform X2: MQGESLPLLNNKTCKSLCRKKDKVMNACIALLVCVCCAGEATVEKDFFIRLRGSSLAFAGRVEIKQTLRGDWGTICDDHWDWADAVVVCRSLGYANAEAAIGGAAFGIGDGRVLFRDVICHGNESSLEYCKFQNVSDDDCSHQRDAGVLCTPTHIGVLLEIIIIGAGCLLLFLPSVAMLIITIRLERRKSVRLKRRNQTSPQKAQCEELAHTNLAVENNQVNDRDIERIGHVNETVEPQVSGASPTRQSSSKKYMGLKRRSFAYFYTKLKRKSKRNSSQSVLIDDGQDHKYYAIKEKRRSTMDSCYEDPDYLRIEPTEEATYVNSEARGLVENLEIISQDSSNEYLVIIPTIKEECGENETSCEDGLEQVIIRYGDLNKTQPENPDAEYVEIIADDNDDDDANDKADTIKDAQQANSNPVKNLDDTVQESGYLVPMALPQNAIEDESYTKDLPPPPSTFYTQEMHSPRGSISNDSNTEYLTSPLMGAKDDYSHPVGLPQVPDKEDIAADLGPSALNAKVTPSAERTKTRPAEPLDKNKDSLEETRLATEEEGQGNGSSSISCSPCSPLPKPRTKMPQQHSHGINAKDRPSILAAKADGIEQRQYPSPPTRKQSAESNPRNNIQDFSGHFHRKPIADTCPAEEESTRKLDSFMESLEKVLKEKGIAKGSNASLPRQDTQSQKPQQAYETPNIRTCALNGKPLEFDDSQCPGSLKPLQEAVGQNTNDGEEGHENDGNKVSRRGSLHCYENIRGQPDV, from the exons ATGCAAG GTGAATCTTTGCCTTTATTGAACAACAAAACGTGTAAATCCTTGTGCaggaaaaaag ACAAAGTGATGAATGCTTGTATCGCTTTACTCGTCTGTGTTTGCTGCGCAGGGGAGGCTACAGTCGAGAAAG ATTTTTTCATCCGTCTCCGTGGTTCAAGTCTTGCATTCGCTGGTCGTGTCGAAATCAAGCAAACACTGCGGGGGGACTGGGGAACAATCTGCGATGATCACTGGGACTGGGCTGACGCTGTGGTCGTTTGTCGTTCTCTGGGATATGCAAATGCGGAAGCAGCGATTGGTGGAGCGGCATTCGGAATAGGTGATGGACGAGTGCTGTTCCGTGACGTCATTTGTCACGGCAACGAAAGTTCACTAGAGTACTGCAAGTTTCAAAATGTGTCGGACGACGATTGCTCGCATCAAAGAGATGCAGGGGTCCTTTGTACCCCCACCCATATAG GTGTTCTCttggaaataataataattggtGCTGGATGTCTACTTTTGTTTCTTCCGTCGGTTGCTATGTTAATCATAACCATTCGCTTGGAAAGACGAAAGAGCGTGCGCCTTAAAAGGAGAAACCAGACATCACCTCAGAAAGCACAGTGCGAGGAACTTGCGCATACTAATCTTGCTGTCGAGAATAACCAAGTAAACGACAGAGATATTGAAAGAATAGGGCATGTTAATGAGACTGTAGAGCCTCAGGTATCGGGGGCGTCACCTACTCGTCAATCTTCGAGTAAGAAGTACATGGGGCTTAAACGTCGTTCCTTTGCGTACTTTTACACCaaactgaaaagaaaaagtaagCGCAATTCTTCTCAATCTGTTTTGATTGATGATGGTCAGGACCACAAATACTACGCTATCAAGGAAAAAAGACGAAGTACCATGGATTCGTGCTACGAGGACCCAGATTACCTCCGTATTGAGCCAACTGAAGAAGCAACTTACGTGAACTCTGAGGCGCGCGGGCTAGTCGAGAACTTAGAAATTATTTCACAAGACAGTTCTAACGAGTATCTTGTGATAATCCCCACTATCAAGGAAGAGTGTGGTGAAAATGAAACATCTTGTGAAGATGGTCTCGAACAGGTGATTATCAGATATGGCGATTTGAATAAAACACAACCAGAAAACCCCGACGCAGAATATGTAGAAATAATTGcggatgataatgatgatgatgatgcaaaTGATAAAGCGGATACGATAAAAGACGCACAGCAGGCAAATTCTAATCCTGTAAAGAACTTGGACGATACTGTACAGGAGTCGGGCTATCTGGTACCTATGGCATTACCTCAAAACGCGATTGAAGATGAGAGTTACACGAAGGATCTGCCCCCACCGCCGTCAACCTTTTACACCCAAGAGATGCACTCTCCGAGAGGGAGTATCTCTAATGATAGTAATACTGAGTATTTGACTTCACCCTTGATGGGAGCTAAAGATGATTACAGTCACCCTGTTGGTCTTCCACAAGTACCCGATAAAGAGGACATCGCGGCGGATTTAGGTCCAAGCGCCTTGAATGCCAAAGTTACGCCTTCTGCTGAGAGGACAAAGACAAGACCAGCCGAGCCTTTAGATAAAAACAAGGATTCATTAGAAGAGACTAGATTGGCGACAGAGGAGGAGGGCCAAGGTAATGGTTCTTCAAGCATTTcgtgttctccttgttctccGCTTCCTAAACCTAGGACAAAGATGCCACAACAACATTCACATGGAATAAACGCCAAAGACAGGCCGTCAATATTAGCAGCAAAGGCTGATGGGATTGAACAACGGCAATATCCTTCACCTCCCACACGAAAACAAAGTGCCGAAAGTAATCCTCGTAATAATATTCAAGATTTCAGCGGACATTTCCATCGTAAACCAATAGCGGATACTTGTCCAGCAGAAGAAGAATCGACAAGAAAATTGGACTCATTCATGGAATCTCTGGAAAAGGTACTCAAAGAAAAAGGTATAGCAAAGGGAAGTAATGCGTCCTTACCTCGCCAAGATACACAAAGCCAGAAACCACAGCAGGCGTACGAAACTCCAAACATTCGAACTTGTGCCCTGAACGGAAAACCTTTGGAGTTTGATGACTCCCAATGTCCTGGCTCCCTCAAGCCATTACAGGAAGCAGTTGGCCAAAATACAAACGATGGCGAGGAGGGACATGAGAACGATGGTAACAAAGTCTCCCGTAGAGGCTCGCTTCATTGCTATGAAAATATTAGGGGCCAACCAGATGTCTAG
- the LOC5514221 gene encoding uncharacterized protein LOC5514221 isoform X1 — MQGESLPLLNNKTCKSLCRKKDKVMNACIALLVCVCCAGEATVEKDLHISDFFIRLRGSSLAFAGRVEIKQTLRGDWGTICDDHWDWADAVVVCRSLGYANAEAAIGGAAFGIGDGRVLFRDVICHGNESSLEYCKFQNVSDDDCSHQRDAGVLCTPTHIGVLLEIIIIGAGCLLLFLPSVAMLIITIRLERRKSVRLKRRNQTSPQKAQCEELAHTNLAVENNQVNDRDIERIGHVNETVEPQVSGASPTRQSSSKKYMGLKRRSFAYFYTKLKRKSKRNSSQSVLIDDGQDHKYYAIKEKRRSTMDSCYEDPDYLRIEPTEEATYVNSEARGLVENLEIISQDSSNEYLVIIPTIKEECGENETSCEDGLEQVIIRYGDLNKTQPENPDAEYVEIIADDNDDDDANDKADTIKDAQQANSNPVKNLDDTVQESGYLVPMALPQNAIEDESYTKDLPPPPSTFYTQEMHSPRGSISNDSNTEYLTSPLMGAKDDYSHPVGLPQVPDKEDIAADLGPSALNAKVTPSAERTKTRPAEPLDKNKDSLEETRLATEEEGQGNGSSSISCSPCSPLPKPRTKMPQQHSHGINAKDRPSILAAKADGIEQRQYPSPPTRKQSAESNPRNNIQDFSGHFHRKPIADTCPAEEESTRKLDSFMESLEKVLKEKGIAKGSNASLPRQDTQSQKPQQAYETPNIRTCALNGKPLEFDDSQCPGSLKPLQEAVGQNTNDGEEGHENDGNKVSRRGSLHCYENIRGQPDV, encoded by the exons ATGCAAG GTGAATCTTTGCCTTTATTGAACAACAAAACGTGTAAATCCTTGTGCaggaaaaaag ACAAAGTGATGAATGCTTGTATCGCTTTACTCGTCTGTGTTTGCTGCGCAGGGGAGGCTACAGTCGAGAAAG ACCTTCACATTTCAGATTTTTTCATCCGTCTCCGTGGTTCAAGTCTTGCATTCGCTGGTCGTGTCGAAATCAAGCAAACACTGCGGGGGGACTGGGGAACAATCTGCGATGATCACTGGGACTGGGCTGACGCTGTGGTCGTTTGTCGTTCTCTGGGATATGCAAATGCGGAAGCAGCGATTGGTGGAGCGGCATTCGGAATAGGTGATGGACGAGTGCTGTTCCGTGACGTCATTTGTCACGGCAACGAAAGTTCACTAGAGTACTGCAAGTTTCAAAATGTGTCGGACGACGATTGCTCGCATCAAAGAGATGCAGGGGTCCTTTGTACCCCCACCCATATAG GTGTTCTCttggaaataataataattggtGCTGGATGTCTACTTTTGTTTCTTCCGTCGGTTGCTATGTTAATCATAACCATTCGCTTGGAAAGACGAAAGAGCGTGCGCCTTAAAAGGAGAAACCAGACATCACCTCAGAAAGCACAGTGCGAGGAACTTGCGCATACTAATCTTGCTGTCGAGAATAACCAAGTAAACGACAGAGATATTGAAAGAATAGGGCATGTTAATGAGACTGTAGAGCCTCAGGTATCGGGGGCGTCACCTACTCGTCAATCTTCGAGTAAGAAGTACATGGGGCTTAAACGTCGTTCCTTTGCGTACTTTTACACCaaactgaaaagaaaaagtaagCGCAATTCTTCTCAATCTGTTTTGATTGATGATGGTCAGGACCACAAATACTACGCTATCAAGGAAAAAAGACGAAGTACCATGGATTCGTGCTACGAGGACCCAGATTACCTCCGTATTGAGCCAACTGAAGAAGCAACTTACGTGAACTCTGAGGCGCGCGGGCTAGTCGAGAACTTAGAAATTATTTCACAAGACAGTTCTAACGAGTATCTTGTGATAATCCCCACTATCAAGGAAGAGTGTGGTGAAAATGAAACATCTTGTGAAGATGGTCTCGAACAGGTGATTATCAGATATGGCGATTTGAATAAAACACAACCAGAAAACCCCGACGCAGAATATGTAGAAATAATTGcggatgataatgatgatgatgatgcaaaTGATAAAGCGGATACGATAAAAGACGCACAGCAGGCAAATTCTAATCCTGTAAAGAACTTGGACGATACTGTACAGGAGTCGGGCTATCTGGTACCTATGGCATTACCTCAAAACGCGATTGAAGATGAGAGTTACACGAAGGATCTGCCCCCACCGCCGTCAACCTTTTACACCCAAGAGATGCACTCTCCGAGAGGGAGTATCTCTAATGATAGTAATACTGAGTATTTGACTTCACCCTTGATGGGAGCTAAAGATGATTACAGTCACCCTGTTGGTCTTCCACAAGTACCCGATAAAGAGGACATCGCGGCGGATTTAGGTCCAAGCGCCTTGAATGCCAAAGTTACGCCTTCTGCTGAGAGGACAAAGACAAGACCAGCCGAGCCTTTAGATAAAAACAAGGATTCATTAGAAGAGACTAGATTGGCGACAGAGGAGGAGGGCCAAGGTAATGGTTCTTCAAGCATTTcgtgttctccttgttctccGCTTCCTAAACCTAGGACAAAGATGCCACAACAACATTCACATGGAATAAACGCCAAAGACAGGCCGTCAATATTAGCAGCAAAGGCTGATGGGATTGAACAACGGCAATATCCTTCACCTCCCACACGAAAACAAAGTGCCGAAAGTAATCCTCGTAATAATATTCAAGATTTCAGCGGACATTTCCATCGTAAACCAATAGCGGATACTTGTCCAGCAGAAGAAGAATCGACAAGAAAATTGGACTCATTCATGGAATCTCTGGAAAAGGTACTCAAAGAAAAAGGTATAGCAAAGGGAAGTAATGCGTCCTTACCTCGCCAAGATACACAAAGCCAGAAACCACAGCAGGCGTACGAAACTCCAAACATTCGAACTTGTGCCCTGAACGGAAAACCTTTGGAGTTTGATGACTCCCAATGTCCTGGCTCCCTCAAGCCATTACAGGAAGCAGTTGGCCAAAATACAAACGATGGCGAGGAGGGACATGAGAACGATGGTAACAAAGTCTCCCGTAGAGGCTCGCTTCATTGCTATGAAAATATTAGGGGCCAACCAGATGTCTAG
- the LOC5514221 gene encoding uncharacterized protein LOC5514221 isoform X4 → MQDKVMNACIALLVCVCCAGEATVEKDFFIRLRGSSLAFAGRVEIKQTLRGDWGTICDDHWDWADAVVVCRSLGYANAEAAIGGAAFGIGDGRVLFRDVICHGNESSLEYCKFQNVSDDDCSHQRDAGVLCTPTHIGVLLEIIIIGAGCLLLFLPSVAMLIITIRLERRKSVRLKRRNQTSPQKAQCEELAHTNLAVENNQVNDRDIERIGHVNETVEPQVSGASPTRQSSSKKYMGLKRRSFAYFYTKLKRKSKRNSSQSVLIDDGQDHKYYAIKEKRRSTMDSCYEDPDYLRIEPTEEATYVNSEARGLVENLEIISQDSSNEYLVIIPTIKEECGENETSCEDGLEQVIIRYGDLNKTQPENPDAEYVEIIADDNDDDDANDKADTIKDAQQANSNPVKNLDDTVQESGYLVPMALPQNAIEDESYTKDLPPPPSTFYTQEMHSPRGSISNDSNTEYLTSPLMGAKDDYSHPVGLPQVPDKEDIAADLGPSALNAKVTPSAERTKTRPAEPLDKNKDSLEETRLATEEEGQGNGSSSISCSPCSPLPKPRTKMPQQHSHGINAKDRPSILAAKADGIEQRQYPSPPTRKQSAESNPRNNIQDFSGHFHRKPIADTCPAEEESTRKLDSFMESLEKVLKEKGIAKGSNASLPRQDTQSQKPQQAYETPNIRTCALNGKPLEFDDSQCPGSLKPLQEAVGQNTNDGEEGHENDGNKVSRRGSLHCYENIRGQPDV, encoded by the exons ATGCAAG ACAAAGTGATGAATGCTTGTATCGCTTTACTCGTCTGTGTTTGCTGCGCAGGGGAGGCTACAGTCGAGAAAG ATTTTTTCATCCGTCTCCGTGGTTCAAGTCTTGCATTCGCTGGTCGTGTCGAAATCAAGCAAACACTGCGGGGGGACTGGGGAACAATCTGCGATGATCACTGGGACTGGGCTGACGCTGTGGTCGTTTGTCGTTCTCTGGGATATGCAAATGCGGAAGCAGCGATTGGTGGAGCGGCATTCGGAATAGGTGATGGACGAGTGCTGTTCCGTGACGTCATTTGTCACGGCAACGAAAGTTCACTAGAGTACTGCAAGTTTCAAAATGTGTCGGACGACGATTGCTCGCATCAAAGAGATGCAGGGGTCCTTTGTACCCCCACCCATATAG GTGTTCTCttggaaataataataattggtGCTGGATGTCTACTTTTGTTTCTTCCGTCGGTTGCTATGTTAATCATAACCATTCGCTTGGAAAGACGAAAGAGCGTGCGCCTTAAAAGGAGAAACCAGACATCACCTCAGAAAGCACAGTGCGAGGAACTTGCGCATACTAATCTTGCTGTCGAGAATAACCAAGTAAACGACAGAGATATTGAAAGAATAGGGCATGTTAATGAGACTGTAGAGCCTCAGGTATCGGGGGCGTCACCTACTCGTCAATCTTCGAGTAAGAAGTACATGGGGCTTAAACGTCGTTCCTTTGCGTACTTTTACACCaaactgaaaagaaaaagtaagCGCAATTCTTCTCAATCTGTTTTGATTGATGATGGTCAGGACCACAAATACTACGCTATCAAGGAAAAAAGACGAAGTACCATGGATTCGTGCTACGAGGACCCAGATTACCTCCGTATTGAGCCAACTGAAGAAGCAACTTACGTGAACTCTGAGGCGCGCGGGCTAGTCGAGAACTTAGAAATTATTTCACAAGACAGTTCTAACGAGTATCTTGTGATAATCCCCACTATCAAGGAAGAGTGTGGTGAAAATGAAACATCTTGTGAAGATGGTCTCGAACAGGTGATTATCAGATATGGCGATTTGAATAAAACACAACCAGAAAACCCCGACGCAGAATATGTAGAAATAATTGcggatgataatgatgatgatgatgcaaaTGATAAAGCGGATACGATAAAAGACGCACAGCAGGCAAATTCTAATCCTGTAAAGAACTTGGACGATACTGTACAGGAGTCGGGCTATCTGGTACCTATGGCATTACCTCAAAACGCGATTGAAGATGAGAGTTACACGAAGGATCTGCCCCCACCGCCGTCAACCTTTTACACCCAAGAGATGCACTCTCCGAGAGGGAGTATCTCTAATGATAGTAATACTGAGTATTTGACTTCACCCTTGATGGGAGCTAAAGATGATTACAGTCACCCTGTTGGTCTTCCACAAGTACCCGATAAAGAGGACATCGCGGCGGATTTAGGTCCAAGCGCCTTGAATGCCAAAGTTACGCCTTCTGCTGAGAGGACAAAGACAAGACCAGCCGAGCCTTTAGATAAAAACAAGGATTCATTAGAAGAGACTAGATTGGCGACAGAGGAGGAGGGCCAAGGTAATGGTTCTTCAAGCATTTcgtgttctccttgttctccGCTTCCTAAACCTAGGACAAAGATGCCACAACAACATTCACATGGAATAAACGCCAAAGACAGGCCGTCAATATTAGCAGCAAAGGCTGATGGGATTGAACAACGGCAATATCCTTCACCTCCCACACGAAAACAAAGTGCCGAAAGTAATCCTCGTAATAATATTCAAGATTTCAGCGGACATTTCCATCGTAAACCAATAGCGGATACTTGTCCAGCAGAAGAAGAATCGACAAGAAAATTGGACTCATTCATGGAATCTCTGGAAAAGGTACTCAAAGAAAAAGGTATAGCAAAGGGAAGTAATGCGTCCTTACCTCGCCAAGATACACAAAGCCAGAAACCACAGCAGGCGTACGAAACTCCAAACATTCGAACTTGTGCCCTGAACGGAAAACCTTTGGAGTTTGATGACTCCCAATGTCCTGGCTCCCTCAAGCCATTACAGGAAGCAGTTGGCCAAAATACAAACGATGGCGAGGAGGGACATGAGAACGATGGTAACAAAGTCTCCCGTAGAGGCTCGCTTCATTGCTATGAAAATATTAGGGGCCAACCAGATGTCTAG
- the LOC5514221 gene encoding uncharacterized protein LOC5514221 isoform X3, with the protein MQDKVMNACIALLVCVCCAGEATVEKDLHISDFFIRLRGSSLAFAGRVEIKQTLRGDWGTICDDHWDWADAVVVCRSLGYANAEAAIGGAAFGIGDGRVLFRDVICHGNESSLEYCKFQNVSDDDCSHQRDAGVLCTPTHIGVLLEIIIIGAGCLLLFLPSVAMLIITIRLERRKSVRLKRRNQTSPQKAQCEELAHTNLAVENNQVNDRDIERIGHVNETVEPQVSGASPTRQSSSKKYMGLKRRSFAYFYTKLKRKSKRNSSQSVLIDDGQDHKYYAIKEKRRSTMDSCYEDPDYLRIEPTEEATYVNSEARGLVENLEIISQDSSNEYLVIIPTIKEECGENETSCEDGLEQVIIRYGDLNKTQPENPDAEYVEIIADDNDDDDANDKADTIKDAQQANSNPVKNLDDTVQESGYLVPMALPQNAIEDESYTKDLPPPPSTFYTQEMHSPRGSISNDSNTEYLTSPLMGAKDDYSHPVGLPQVPDKEDIAADLGPSALNAKVTPSAERTKTRPAEPLDKNKDSLEETRLATEEEGQGNGSSSISCSPCSPLPKPRTKMPQQHSHGINAKDRPSILAAKADGIEQRQYPSPPTRKQSAESNPRNNIQDFSGHFHRKPIADTCPAEEESTRKLDSFMESLEKVLKEKGIAKGSNASLPRQDTQSQKPQQAYETPNIRTCALNGKPLEFDDSQCPGSLKPLQEAVGQNTNDGEEGHENDGNKVSRRGSLHCYENIRGQPDV; encoded by the exons ATGCAAG ACAAAGTGATGAATGCTTGTATCGCTTTACTCGTCTGTGTTTGCTGCGCAGGGGAGGCTACAGTCGAGAAAG ACCTTCACATTTCAGATTTTTTCATCCGTCTCCGTGGTTCAAGTCTTGCATTCGCTGGTCGTGTCGAAATCAAGCAAACACTGCGGGGGGACTGGGGAACAATCTGCGATGATCACTGGGACTGGGCTGACGCTGTGGTCGTTTGTCGTTCTCTGGGATATGCAAATGCGGAAGCAGCGATTGGTGGAGCGGCATTCGGAATAGGTGATGGACGAGTGCTGTTCCGTGACGTCATTTGTCACGGCAACGAAAGTTCACTAGAGTACTGCAAGTTTCAAAATGTGTCGGACGACGATTGCTCGCATCAAAGAGATGCAGGGGTCCTTTGTACCCCCACCCATATAG GTGTTCTCttggaaataataataattggtGCTGGATGTCTACTTTTGTTTCTTCCGTCGGTTGCTATGTTAATCATAACCATTCGCTTGGAAAGACGAAAGAGCGTGCGCCTTAAAAGGAGAAACCAGACATCACCTCAGAAAGCACAGTGCGAGGAACTTGCGCATACTAATCTTGCTGTCGAGAATAACCAAGTAAACGACAGAGATATTGAAAGAATAGGGCATGTTAATGAGACTGTAGAGCCTCAGGTATCGGGGGCGTCACCTACTCGTCAATCTTCGAGTAAGAAGTACATGGGGCTTAAACGTCGTTCCTTTGCGTACTTTTACACCaaactgaaaagaaaaagtaagCGCAATTCTTCTCAATCTGTTTTGATTGATGATGGTCAGGACCACAAATACTACGCTATCAAGGAAAAAAGACGAAGTACCATGGATTCGTGCTACGAGGACCCAGATTACCTCCGTATTGAGCCAACTGAAGAAGCAACTTACGTGAACTCTGAGGCGCGCGGGCTAGTCGAGAACTTAGAAATTATTTCACAAGACAGTTCTAACGAGTATCTTGTGATAATCCCCACTATCAAGGAAGAGTGTGGTGAAAATGAAACATCTTGTGAAGATGGTCTCGAACAGGTGATTATCAGATATGGCGATTTGAATAAAACACAACCAGAAAACCCCGACGCAGAATATGTAGAAATAATTGcggatgataatgatgatgatgatgcaaaTGATAAAGCGGATACGATAAAAGACGCACAGCAGGCAAATTCTAATCCTGTAAAGAACTTGGACGATACTGTACAGGAGTCGGGCTATCTGGTACCTATGGCATTACCTCAAAACGCGATTGAAGATGAGAGTTACACGAAGGATCTGCCCCCACCGCCGTCAACCTTTTACACCCAAGAGATGCACTCTCCGAGAGGGAGTATCTCTAATGATAGTAATACTGAGTATTTGACTTCACCCTTGATGGGAGCTAAAGATGATTACAGTCACCCTGTTGGTCTTCCACAAGTACCCGATAAAGAGGACATCGCGGCGGATTTAGGTCCAAGCGCCTTGAATGCCAAAGTTACGCCTTCTGCTGAGAGGACAAAGACAAGACCAGCCGAGCCTTTAGATAAAAACAAGGATTCATTAGAAGAGACTAGATTGGCGACAGAGGAGGAGGGCCAAGGTAATGGTTCTTCAAGCATTTcgtgttctccttgttctccGCTTCCTAAACCTAGGACAAAGATGCCACAACAACATTCACATGGAATAAACGCCAAAGACAGGCCGTCAATATTAGCAGCAAAGGCTGATGGGATTGAACAACGGCAATATCCTTCACCTCCCACACGAAAACAAAGTGCCGAAAGTAATCCTCGTAATAATATTCAAGATTTCAGCGGACATTTCCATCGTAAACCAATAGCGGATACTTGTCCAGCAGAAGAAGAATCGACAAGAAAATTGGACTCATTCATGGAATCTCTGGAAAAGGTACTCAAAGAAAAAGGTATAGCAAAGGGAAGTAATGCGTCCTTACCTCGCCAAGATACACAAAGCCAGAAACCACAGCAGGCGTACGAAACTCCAAACATTCGAACTTGTGCCCTGAACGGAAAACCTTTGGAGTTTGATGACTCCCAATGTCCTGGCTCCCTCAAGCCATTACAGGAAGCAGTTGGCCAAAATACAAACGATGGCGAGGAGGGACATGAGAACGATGGTAACAAAGTCTCCCGTAGAGGCTCGCTTCATTGCTATGAAAATATTAGGGGCCAACCAGATGTCTAG